One genomic window of Pseudomonadales bacterium includes the following:
- the ribF gene encoding bifunctional riboflavin kinase/FAD synthetase, whose amino-acid sequence MNQNSKQFIRGLVNFPVSSQGSVVTIGSFDGVHRGHRAILEQVKACAEAAGLPSIAMIFEPQPQEYFSGEQAPARLMRMREKVEALFEQGVDQICCLQFNRSLRSLSAEAFINRVLVEGLAVRHLVVGDDFRFGCDRSGDYSMLQAAGERYGFSVQDTPTVEYQGQRISSTWVRKALDDADFELVEQLLGKHYQITGRVVYGQQLGTKLGIPTANVRLNRYRVPLNGVYAVETLVDGKWYQGAANVGIRPTVGDLIKPVLEVHLFGLNRVLYRKQIVVRFRSRIRDEKKFASLDDMVAAIKQDFEVAKQYFGQKTD is encoded by the coding sequence GTGAATCAGAACTCCAAGCAGTTTATTCGTGGTTTAGTCAACTTCCCTGTCAGTAGTCAGGGAAGCGTTGTTACCATTGGCTCGTTCGATGGTGTTCATCGCGGTCATCGCGCCATTCTGGAACAGGTAAAAGCCTGTGCTGAAGCCGCCGGGTTACCTTCGATCGCAATGATCTTCGAGCCACAGCCACAGGAATATTTTTCTGGTGAGCAGGCTCCAGCGCGATTAATGAGAATGCGGGAGAAGGTCGAGGCACTTTTTGAACAGGGCGTCGATCAGATCTGTTGCCTGCAGTTCAATCGTTCGCTGCGAAGTCTCTCTGCTGAAGCGTTTATTAACAGAGTTCTGGTGGAAGGTCTCGCTGTTCGTCATCTGGTGGTGGGAGATGATTTTCGATTTGGCTGTGATCGCAGCGGCGATTACAGCATGCTGCAGGCGGCTGGTGAGCGGTACGGTTTTTCCGTGCAGGATACGCCTACCGTAGAGTATCAGGGGCAGCGAATCAGCAGCACCTGGGTGCGCAAAGCATTAGATGATGCTGATTTCGAGCTGGTTGAGCAGTTGCTGGGTAAGCACTATCAGATCACCGGGCGCGTGGTTTACGGACAGCAATTGGGGACGAAATTAGGCATTCCCACCGCCAATGTCAGGCTCAACCGTTATCGGGTACCGCTCAATGGTGTGTACGCCGTTGAAACCCTGGTGGATGGTAAATGGTACCAGGGGGCTGCCAATGTGGGCATACGACCTACGGTTGGTGATTTGATTAAACCGGTGCTGGAAGTACACCTGTTCGGGTTGAATCGGGTGTTGTACCGCAAGCAGATTGTGGTGCGCTTTCGGTCCCGGATTCGGGATGAAAAGAAATTTGCTTCACTGGACGACATGGTGGCCGCTATCAAGCAGGATTTTGAGGTGGCAAAACAATATTTCGGGCAGAAAACTGATTAA
- the rpsT gene encoding 30S ribosomal protein S20 — protein MANSPQARKRARQNDKRRLQKAGQRSMVRTYIKKAYSAIESGNAEQAQAAYAEAVPVIDRMADKGVIHKNKAARHKSRLNAQVKALSA, from the coding sequence GTGGCCAATTCACCCCAAGCACGCAAGCGCGCTCGCCAGAACGACAAGCGTCGTCTACAGAAAGCCGGACAGCGCTCCATGGTGCGCACTTACATCAAGAAAGCCTACTCTGCTATCGAGTCCGGCAACGCAGAACAAGCGCAAGCCGCATATGCTGAAGCGGTACCCGTTATTGACCGCATGGCGGACAAGGGCGTTATTCATAAAAACAAGGCCGCTCGCCACAAGAGTCGCCTGAATGCTCAGGTAAAAGCACTTTCCGCGTAA
- the murJ gene encoding murein biosynthesis integral membrane protein MurJ, with protein sequence MLRSSAMVSSMTMLSRVLGLLRDVVLAVVIGAASYADAFFVAFKIPNFLRRLFAEGAFAQAFVPVLSEYRQQGSHQAVKQLVDRVAGALGLVLVLLSTLAVIGAPVLAILFAPGFVDNAEKFQLTSELIRITFPYLFFISMTGLAGGILNSYDRFAIPAFTPVLLNVSIIASALVAAPWFSQPVFALAWGVFLAGVLQMCFQIPFLMRLRLMPRPELNWRDAGVQKILRLMAPAIFGVSVSQINLLLDTVIASFLPTGSVSWLYYSDRLSELPLGVFAVAAATVILPNLSRQHVAKSPEQFSQTLDWALRFILIIALPAAVALIILAEPILITLFYYGDVMTLRDMSMATLSLRAYAVGLTAFMLIKVLAPGFYARQDMKTPVRIGVIAMISNMVMNVAFVLPLHWYWQVGHVGLALATSAAAFLNAALLFRGLRHSAVYRPQPGWMKFATVLLMANLGMLVGLSWITSVITDWLAWEWWLRTCWIGVVCGFGAACYGLMLWLGGFRLNDLKGPRSS encoded by the coding sequence ATGTTGCGCTCCAGCGCCATGGTCAGCAGTATGACCATGCTTTCCCGTGTGTTGGGCTTGCTGCGGGATGTGGTGCTTGCCGTGGTGATTGGCGCGGCTTCTTATGCTGATGCGTTTTTCGTTGCTTTCAAAATTCCCAACTTCCTGCGTCGCTTGTTTGCCGAAGGGGCTTTTGCCCAGGCATTTGTACCGGTGCTGTCGGAATACCGGCAACAAGGCAGTCATCAGGCAGTCAAGCAACTGGTTGACCGGGTGGCGGGAGCGTTGGGGTTAGTGTTGGTGCTGCTTTCAACGCTGGCAGTGATTGGTGCGCCTGTGCTGGCGATACTTTTTGCACCGGGGTTTGTCGATAATGCCGAGAAGTTTCAACTGACCAGCGAATTGATTCGCATTACATTTCCCTATCTGTTTTTTATTTCCATGACAGGTCTTGCGGGTGGCATTTTAAACAGTTATGACCGTTTTGCCATTCCTGCTTTTACGCCGGTATTGCTGAATGTCAGTATTATCGCCTCGGCTCTGGTTGCTGCGCCCTGGTTTTCTCAGCCAGTGTTTGCGTTGGCCTGGGGGGTGTTTCTGGCCGGGGTGTTGCAGATGTGCTTTCAGATCCCTTTTTTGATGCGTCTGCGTTTAATGCCGAGGCCCGAACTTAACTGGCGTGATGCCGGTGTCCAGAAGATACTCAGGTTAATGGCTCCGGCTATTTTTGGTGTCTCTGTGAGCCAGATAAATTTATTGCTGGACACCGTCATTGCATCATTTTTGCCAACGGGCAGTGTTTCCTGGCTCTATTATTCTGACCGGCTTTCAGAGCTGCCACTCGGTGTTTTTGCTGTGGCTGCGGCCACTGTTATTTTGCCCAACCTGTCGCGCCAGCATGTGGCCAAGTCGCCGGAACAATTCAGTCAGACACTGGATTGGGCACTGCGCTTTATTCTGATCATTGCGTTACCCGCAGCAGTTGCACTGATCATTCTGGCTGAACCTATCCTGATCACGCTGTTTTATTATGGTGATGTGATGACGCTCAGAGACATGAGTATGGCGACCCTGAGCCTGCGGGCCTATGCTGTTGGCCTGACGGCTTTTATGTTAATCAAAGTGCTGGCTCCCGGGTTTTATGCAAGGCAGGACATGAAAACTCCTGTCCGTATCGGGGTCATTGCCATGATCAGTAATATGGTCATGAATGTCGCGTTTGTATTACCGCTGCACTGGTACTGGCAAGTGGGTCATGTCGGTTTAGCGCTGGCTACTTCTGCCGCTGCATTTCTGAATGCGGCCCTGCTGTTTCGGGGGTTGCGTCACAGCGCTGTGTACCGGCCACAGCCGGGCTGGATGAAGTTTGCCACTGTTTTGCTGATGGCTAACCTGGGAATGCTGGTGGGTCTGAGCTGGATAACCTCGGTGATAACCGATTGGCTGGCCTGGGAATGGTGGCTGCGCACTTGCTGGATAGGTGTTGTTTGTGGCTTTGGTGCAGCCTGTTACGGTTTGATGTTATGGTTGGGCGGGTTCAGGCTGAACGATCTTAAAGGACCACGCTCAAGCTGA